A DNA window from Salvelinus fontinalis isolate EN_2023a chromosome 28, ASM2944872v1, whole genome shotgun sequence contains the following coding sequences:
- the selenom gene encoding selenoprotein M, whose translation MKLLNVLQSKEIMWFFMFVSFLNCVSAYDVDLKKLDGLAKAKVESCGGUQLNRLREVKAFVTQDIPLYHNLVMKHIPGADPELVLLNHYYEELDRIALSDMTRSEINELLEKLGFYKKAQPEDQVPEEFRFSPAKDSPFKATPSSSSAPADNASSDSDAEAKHSDL comes from the exons ATGAAACTCCTCAACGTTCTGCAATCAAAGGAAATTATGTGGTTCTTCATGTTCGTCAGCTTCCTTAACTGTGTGTCCGCCTATGATGTAGATCTGAAGAAACTGGATGGTCTCGCAAAAGCGAAGGTGGAG TCTTGCGGTGGATGACAGCTGAACAGGCTGAGAGAG GTCAAAGCCTTTGTGACCCAGGACATTCCTCTTTA CCATAACCTGGTAATGAAGCACATCCCTGGGGCTGACCCCGAGCTTGTCCTCCTCAACCACTACTACGAAGAGCTGGAC CGGATTGCCCTGTCTGACATGACCCGCTCTGAGATCAACGAGCTGCTGGAGAAGTTGGGCTTCTACAAGAAGGCTCAGCCTGAGGACCAGGTCCCAGAGGAGTTCCGCTTCTCCCCCGCCAAGGACAGCCCCTTCAAAGCAactccctcctcttcttcagcCCCCGCAGACAACGCTTCCTCAGATTCTGACGCAGAGGCCAAGCACTCTGACCTGTAA